One Xiphophorus hellerii strain 12219 chromosome 24, Xiphophorus_hellerii-4.1, whole genome shotgun sequence DNA window includes the following coding sequences:
- the LOC116716284 gene encoding OX-2 membrane glycoprotein-like — protein sequence MKYEDFVKDSKMFPPVITSCFLITTILQTGLAVLIQTQQTVLAAVGEDAPLSCRLLETKDVQQVTWQKVLEKTERNIGSYSQYFGETVNPGFKDKVQFTEAGLQKNSIVIRNVTEQDAGCYLCLFNTYLDGALIAATCLEVYELHGPFINVSRSNSPPGSDVTCSATGRPVPMVTLTVLHQNLGFSHYNTSRVSNTNGTVTFTTKVLLSALSSTQVGCSVSVDSAAPRELLVTVPGLTETSDDELQKQSSLRVDESLEFKDPKIPAILVVAGIALTCCCAVIIALRRQYR from the exons ATGAAATATGAAGACTTCGTAAAGGACAGCAAAATGTTTCCTCCTGTTATAACCAGCTGCTTTTTAATCACCACCATCCTTCAAACCG gtttagcAGTTTTGATCCAAACCCAGCAGACGGTGTTGGCAGCAGTAGGAGAAGATGCTCCTCTCAGCTGTCGGCTCCTGGAAACTAAAGACGTCCAGCAGGTCACCTGGCAGAAAGTGTTGGAGAAAACAGAGAGGAATATTGGTTCCTACAGCCAGTATTTTGGTGAAACAGTGAATCCTGGATTTAAAGATAAAGTTCAGTTTACAGAAGCTGGACTGCAGAAGAACTCTATAGTTATCAGGAACGTTACAGAGCAGGATGCAGGATGTTATCTCTGTCTGTTCAACACCTACCTTGATGGAGCTCTGATAGCTGCAACCTGCCTGGAGGTTTATG AGCTGCATGGACCCTTCATTAACGTCAGCAGGTCAAACTCTCCTCCAGGGTCGGATGTGACCTGTTCAGCCACAGGTCGACCTGTTCCCATGGTAACACTGACTGTTCTCCATCAGAACCTCGGCTTCTCCCACTACAACACCAGCAGAGTGAGCAACACCAACGGTACCGTCACCTTCACCACTAAAGTTCTGCTCTCAGCTCTCAGCAGCACACAGGTTGGATGTTCAGTGTCAGTGGACTCTGCTGCTCCCAGAGAGCTGCTGGTCACCGTTCCTGGACTCACTGAGACGTCTGATGATG AGCTACAGAAACAATCTAGTTTACGTGTTGATGAGAGTCTGGAGTTTAAAGACCCGA AAATCCCCGCGATCCTTGTAGTTGCTGGTATAGCTTTGACTTGTTGTTGTGCTGTAATCATCGCCCTCAGGAGACAATACAGGTAA